From Scleropages formosus chromosome 9, fSclFor1.1, whole genome shotgun sequence, one genomic window encodes:
- the reck gene encoding reversion-inducing cysteine-rich protein with Kazal motifs isoform X1 — MSVCWQIIFFLLAFSAHDFVHAQDSSCCHHAAEFSPCREACNQLPTIKSESRLKHLLQRLPSYCPESMSELWICINSTLPGASRKSDSWVGLGCCELAISVDCRRECKLASSKNDITKVCKKDSEKPLYSCISKNEMGSGCCSYAGRHTNCREYCQAIFRTDSSPSVSQIKTLKEYCQSISPQLISCVGNYTKSYPIKSPVDSLFCCDRAEDAHCQSACRRILRTLTTEQEIIDALISECDRQPLPQDPLWQCFLGSAHSPRISDPDPPSTGRTDCAKLHCCSKANTSLCREMCQEISTNWGSQTWQEFDQLCEYNPVEADLVTCLADVREPCQLGCKDLTYCTNFNNRPTELFRSCNTQSDQGAMNDIKLWSNGTIRMPFMNIPVLDIRKCRPEMWKAVACALQIKPCYSKSRGSIICRSDCVDILTQCGDRRRFQEGQTPERICDLLSPTDDPERCIPLERYLTGPSLLGGVMEEVIHPCNPNPCLSNQLCEVNRKGCQPGQDCLPYLCVPGCKLCEASEFLVHTEARIQVPTRGGQPGCHELCVCGQSGRLESCSEMPCVDTSKTCTVGAQRRNHGTSFMMGCQLCSCFSGDVLCSKRQCLTADSLEEEHRRFTGLPCGCADQFVPVCAQNGRTYPSACVARCMGLHDNQFGFGSCRDRDPCSRNPCPKGQRCVPNRRVCLTSFAEYPCKQYDCLSNSFTCDKSQLDPVCDTAGVEHANLCLLYQRGKTPAYMGHCQEACGTPWPVCGQNGETYNTVCEAYSDRVAVDYHGRCQAVGAVSEYTPDSGCNAVHCPPLPSKDCNPITPPGACCPLCAGMLRILWNAGQMNIFAKLNHNLPVTIHDILRILRLHVSVPQCDVFGYLSIDSEIVVLVVPVDQQPTPLQIEACSKEAEKIDSLINYGSPTLMSHVPASAFLASEVNVSTLSSSGLPARGAVSHHLVLGLLLTVILTLGTA; from the exons ATGTCCGTGTGTTGGCAgatcatcttcttcctcctcgCCTTCAGCGCGCACGACTTTGTCCATGCTCAGG ATTCCTCATGCTGTCACCATGCTGCAGAGTTCTCGCCATGTAGGGAAGCCTGCAATCAG CTCCCGACCATAAAAAGCGAATCCCGACTGAAGCACCTCCTTCAGCGATTACCTAGTTACTGCCCGGAGTCCATG AGTGAACTTTGGATCTGCATCAATTCCACATTACCAG GGGCGTCCAGGAAGTCGGATAGTTGGGTGGGCCTTGGGTGTTGCGAATTGGCCATCTCTGTGGACTGCCGGCGCGAATGCAAGCTG GCATCATCCAAAAATGACATCACGAAAGTATGCAAAAAAGACTCCGAG AAACCTCTGTACAGCTGCATCTCCAAAAATGAGA TGGGCTCTGGGTGCTGCAGCTATGCAGGGAGGCACACTAACTGCAGGGAGTACTGCCAGGCCATCTTCCGCACGGACTCATCCCCCAGCGTCTCCCAGATCAAAACCCTCAAGGAGTACTGCCAGAGCATCAGCCCCCAGCTGATAAGCTGTGTAGGAAACTACACCAAGTCCTACCCCATCAAGAGCCCCGTTGACA GTCTGTTCTGCTGTGACCGGGCGGAGGACGCCCACTGTCAGAGCGCCTGCCGACGCATCCTGCGCACGCTGACCACGGAGCAGGAGATCATTGACGCTCTGATCTCGGAATGCGACCGCCAGCCGCTGCCCCAGGACCCGCTGTGGCAGTGCTTCCTGGGGAGCGCGCATTCGCCCCGTATCAGTGACCCCGACCCCCCCTCCACCGGCAGGACAGACTGCGCCAAGCTGCATTGCTGCTCCAAAGCCAATACCTCACTGTGTCG GGAGATGTGTCAGGAGATCAGCACCAACTGggggagccaaacctggcaagaGTTTGATCAGCTGTGCGAGTACAATCCCGTGGAGGCTGACCTGGTCACCTGTCTGGCGGATGTCCGCGAGCCCTGTCAACTGGGCTGCAAGGACCTCACCTACTGCACCAACTTCAACAACAG GCCCACGGAGCTGTTCCGCAGCTGCAACACGCAGTCCGACCAGGGGGCGATGAACGACATCAAGCTGTGGTCCAACGGCACCATCCGCATGCCTTTCATGAACATCCCCGTGCTGGACATCCGAAAGTGCCGGCCGGAGATGTGGAAGGCTGTGGCCTGCGCCCTGCAGATCAAGCCCTGCTACAGCAAATCCCGCGGCAGCATCATTTGCAG GTCAGACTGCGTGGACATCCTGACCCAGTGCGGCGACCGGCGCCGTTTCCAAGAAGGGCAGACTCCAGAGCGCATCTGCGACCTGCTCTCCCCTACCGATGACCCTGAGCGCTGCATCCCGCTGGAGAGATACCTCA CAGGACCCAGTTTGCTGGGAGGAGTCATGGAGGAGGTGATCCACCCTTGTAACCCAAACCCTTGCCTGAGCAACCAGCTGTGTGAGGTCAACAGGAAGGGCTGTCAGCCGGGCCAGGATTGCCTGCCGTACCTCTGTGTGCCAG GCTGCAAGCTGTGCGAGGCCTCGGAGTTCCTGGTGCACACGGAGGCGAGGATCCAGGTGCCGACGCGCGGCGGCCAGCCGGGCTGCCACGAGCTGTGCGTCTGCGGCCAGAGCGGCCGACTGGAGAGCTGTTCCGAGATGCCCTGCGTGGACACCTCCAAGACCTGCACCGTCGGAGCCCAAAGAAGAA ACCATGGGACCTCCTTCATGATGGGCTGCCAGTTGTGTTCCTGCTTCTCCGGAGATGTGTTGTGTTCCAAACGTCAGTGCCTTACTGCTGACAGCTTGGAGGAGGAGCATCGGCGCTTCACAG GGCTGCCCTGTGGCTGCGCCGACCAGTTCGTGCCCGTGTGTGCGCAGAATGGGCGCACCTACCCGAGCGCGTGCGTCGCCCGCTGCATGGGCCTCCACGACAACCAGTTTGGGTTCGGCTCCTGCCGGGATCGCGACCCCTGCTCCCGCAATCCTTGTCCGAAGGGTCAGAG ATGCGTGCCCAACCGGAGAGTGTGTCTCACGAGCTTCGCAGAATACCCCTGCAAGCAGTACGACTGCTTGAGCAACTCCTTCACCTGCGACAAATCTCAGCTGGACCCTGTGTGTGACACAGCTGGCGTGGAGCACGCCAACCTCTGTCTGCTCTACCAGAGAGGGAAGACGCCAGCCTACATGGGGCACTGCCAG GAGGCCTGCGGCACCCCCTGGCCAGTGTGTGGACAGAATGGGGAAACCTACAACACGGTGTGCGAAGCCTACTCGGACCGCGTTGCCGTCGACTACCACGGACGCTGCCAGGCGGTGGGGGCCGTGTCCGAGTACACCCCCGACTCCGGGTGCAACGCCGTCCACTGCCCGCCGCTCCCTTCCAAGGACTGCAACCCGATCACTCCCCCCG GTGCCTGCTGTCCCCTGTGTGCAGGAATGCTTCGGATACTCTGGAACGCTGGACAGatgaatatttttgcaaag CTGAACCACAACCTGCCCGTGACGATCCATGACATCCTGCGGATCCTGAGACTACATGTCTCCGTGCCACAATGTGACGTCTTCGGCTACCTGAGCATCGACTCGGAGATCGTTGTCCTCGTCGTGCCCGTTGACCAGCAGCCCACCCCACTGCAG
- the reck gene encoding reversion-inducing cysteine-rich protein with Kazal motifs isoform X2 yields the protein MSVCWQIIFFLLAFSAHDFVHAQDSSCCHHAAEFSPCREACNQLPTIKSESRLKHLLQRLPSYCPESMSELWICINSTLPGASRKSDSWVGLGCCELAISVDCRRECKLASSKNDITKVCKKDSEKPLYSCISKNEMGSGCCSYAGRHTNCREYCQAIFRTDSSPSVSQIKTLKEYCQSISPQLISCVGNYTKSYPIKSPVDSLFCCDRAEDAHCQSACRRILRTLTTEQEIIDALISECDRQPLPQDPLWQCFLGSAHSPRISDPDPPSTGRTDCAKLHCCSKANTSLCREMCQEISTNWGSQTWQEFDQLCEYNPVEADLVTCLADVREPCQLGCKDLTYCTNFNNRPTELFRSCNTQSDQGAMNDIKLWSNGTIRMPFMNIPVLDIRKCRPEMWKAVACALQIKPCYSKSRGSIICRSDCVDILTQCGDRRRFQEGQTPERICDLLSPTDDPERCIPLERYLRPSLLGGVMEEVIHPCNPNPCLSNQLCEVNRKGCQPGQDCLPYLCVPGCKLCEASEFLVHTEARIQVPTRGGQPGCHELCVCGQSGRLESCSEMPCVDTSKTCTVGAQRRNHGTSFMMGCQLCSCFSGDVLCSKRQCLTADSLEEEHRRFTGLPCGCADQFVPVCAQNGRTYPSACVARCMGLHDNQFGFGSCRDRDPCSRNPCPKGQRCVPNRRVCLTSFAEYPCKQYDCLSNSFTCDKSQLDPVCDTAGVEHANLCLLYQRGKTPAYMGHCQEACGTPWPVCGQNGETYNTVCEAYSDRVAVDYHGRCQAVGAVSEYTPDSGCNAVHCPPLPSKDCNPITPPGACCPLCAGMLRILWNAGQMNIFAKLNHNLPVTIHDILRILRLHVSVPQCDVFGYLSIDSEIVVLVVPVDQQPTPLQIEACSKEAEKIDSLINYGSPTLMSHVPASAFLASEVNVSTLSSSGLPARGAVSHHLVLGLLLTVILTLGTA from the exons ATGTCCGTGTGTTGGCAgatcatcttcttcctcctcgCCTTCAGCGCGCACGACTTTGTCCATGCTCAGG ATTCCTCATGCTGTCACCATGCTGCAGAGTTCTCGCCATGTAGGGAAGCCTGCAATCAG CTCCCGACCATAAAAAGCGAATCCCGACTGAAGCACCTCCTTCAGCGATTACCTAGTTACTGCCCGGAGTCCATG AGTGAACTTTGGATCTGCATCAATTCCACATTACCAG GGGCGTCCAGGAAGTCGGATAGTTGGGTGGGCCTTGGGTGTTGCGAATTGGCCATCTCTGTGGACTGCCGGCGCGAATGCAAGCTG GCATCATCCAAAAATGACATCACGAAAGTATGCAAAAAAGACTCCGAG AAACCTCTGTACAGCTGCATCTCCAAAAATGAGA TGGGCTCTGGGTGCTGCAGCTATGCAGGGAGGCACACTAACTGCAGGGAGTACTGCCAGGCCATCTTCCGCACGGACTCATCCCCCAGCGTCTCCCAGATCAAAACCCTCAAGGAGTACTGCCAGAGCATCAGCCCCCAGCTGATAAGCTGTGTAGGAAACTACACCAAGTCCTACCCCATCAAGAGCCCCGTTGACA GTCTGTTCTGCTGTGACCGGGCGGAGGACGCCCACTGTCAGAGCGCCTGCCGACGCATCCTGCGCACGCTGACCACGGAGCAGGAGATCATTGACGCTCTGATCTCGGAATGCGACCGCCAGCCGCTGCCCCAGGACCCGCTGTGGCAGTGCTTCCTGGGGAGCGCGCATTCGCCCCGTATCAGTGACCCCGACCCCCCCTCCACCGGCAGGACAGACTGCGCCAAGCTGCATTGCTGCTCCAAAGCCAATACCTCACTGTGTCG GGAGATGTGTCAGGAGATCAGCACCAACTGggggagccaaacctggcaagaGTTTGATCAGCTGTGCGAGTACAATCCCGTGGAGGCTGACCTGGTCACCTGTCTGGCGGATGTCCGCGAGCCCTGTCAACTGGGCTGCAAGGACCTCACCTACTGCACCAACTTCAACAACAG GCCCACGGAGCTGTTCCGCAGCTGCAACACGCAGTCCGACCAGGGGGCGATGAACGACATCAAGCTGTGGTCCAACGGCACCATCCGCATGCCTTTCATGAACATCCCCGTGCTGGACATCCGAAAGTGCCGGCCGGAGATGTGGAAGGCTGTGGCCTGCGCCCTGCAGATCAAGCCCTGCTACAGCAAATCCCGCGGCAGCATCATTTGCAG GTCAGACTGCGTGGACATCCTGACCCAGTGCGGCGACCGGCGCCGTTTCCAAGAAGGGCAGACTCCAGAGCGCATCTGCGACCTGCTCTCCCCTACCGATGACCCTGAGCGCTGCATCCCGCTGGAGAGATACCTCA GACCCAGTTTGCTGGGAGGAGTCATGGAGGAGGTGATCCACCCTTGTAACCCAAACCCTTGCCTGAGCAACCAGCTGTGTGAGGTCAACAGGAAGGGCTGTCAGCCGGGCCAGGATTGCCTGCCGTACCTCTGTGTGCCAG GCTGCAAGCTGTGCGAGGCCTCGGAGTTCCTGGTGCACACGGAGGCGAGGATCCAGGTGCCGACGCGCGGCGGCCAGCCGGGCTGCCACGAGCTGTGCGTCTGCGGCCAGAGCGGCCGACTGGAGAGCTGTTCCGAGATGCCCTGCGTGGACACCTCCAAGACCTGCACCGTCGGAGCCCAAAGAAGAA ACCATGGGACCTCCTTCATGATGGGCTGCCAGTTGTGTTCCTGCTTCTCCGGAGATGTGTTGTGTTCCAAACGTCAGTGCCTTACTGCTGACAGCTTGGAGGAGGAGCATCGGCGCTTCACAG GGCTGCCCTGTGGCTGCGCCGACCAGTTCGTGCCCGTGTGTGCGCAGAATGGGCGCACCTACCCGAGCGCGTGCGTCGCCCGCTGCATGGGCCTCCACGACAACCAGTTTGGGTTCGGCTCCTGCCGGGATCGCGACCCCTGCTCCCGCAATCCTTGTCCGAAGGGTCAGAG ATGCGTGCCCAACCGGAGAGTGTGTCTCACGAGCTTCGCAGAATACCCCTGCAAGCAGTACGACTGCTTGAGCAACTCCTTCACCTGCGACAAATCTCAGCTGGACCCTGTGTGTGACACAGCTGGCGTGGAGCACGCCAACCTCTGTCTGCTCTACCAGAGAGGGAAGACGCCAGCCTACATGGGGCACTGCCAG GAGGCCTGCGGCACCCCCTGGCCAGTGTGTGGACAGAATGGGGAAACCTACAACACGGTGTGCGAAGCCTACTCGGACCGCGTTGCCGTCGACTACCACGGACGCTGCCAGGCGGTGGGGGCCGTGTCCGAGTACACCCCCGACTCCGGGTGCAACGCCGTCCACTGCCCGCCGCTCCCTTCCAAGGACTGCAACCCGATCACTCCCCCCG GTGCCTGCTGTCCCCTGTGTGCAGGAATGCTTCGGATACTCTGGAACGCTGGACAGatgaatatttttgcaaag CTGAACCACAACCTGCCCGTGACGATCCATGACATCCTGCGGATCCTGAGACTACATGTCTCCGTGCCACAATGTGACGTCTTCGGCTACCTGAGCATCGACTCGGAGATCGTTGTCCTCGTCGTGCCCGTTGACCAGCAGCCCACCCCACTGCAG